One window from the genome of Nicotiana tomentosiformis chromosome 5, ASM39032v3, whole genome shotgun sequence encodes:
- the LOC138892245 gene encoding uncharacterized protein, whose product MGEKRPRDSGGFSGALSGAHGQFMRVQSSRPKYSAPPPAQNYLALPYFSAILESTYHPPTIQRSSSGYLCHQGQTQGQQSSAMRGCYEYRELGHMRRFCPKLRGKVVQQGHHLMITAPAVAPPIRSARGGEQVGIGIPKGRGHPSGTSRRRPNAVDLDNVITCIISVCSLDASVLFNSASTYSYVSSLFDPYLDVSRESLAVYGLRSCVVTFSGYETKADLPLLDMTDFEVILGMDWLSPYHAIPYCHAKNVTLEMPKLPRLEWRGSSSQEFSDIFPSDLLGMPPYRGIDFSIYLVPGTQPISISLYHMAANELRELKEHLDKFLEKGFIRLSVSSWGAPVLFVKKNDGSMWICIDYRLLNKATIKNKYLLPHIDDLFDQLQGSREGRVTTYASHQLKPHEKNYPVHDLDLATIVYALKILRYYLYGVSCEVYTNYRSLQYLFKQHKWLELLKDYDITILYHSGKAKEFANALSRKAESMGSLEFISAGERPFALDIQSLANRFVREITIGDDGVLRLQGRLCVPNADERRETILKEAHSSRQSIHPDYSTVHLDESLGSEEEPVAIIDRQVRQFRSKKISAVKVW is encoded by the exons ATGGGGGAGAAGCGGCCTCGGGATTCTGGCGGATTTAGTGGTGCCCTGTCTGGGGCCCACGGTCAATTCATGAGGGTCCAATCTAGTAGGCCCAAGTATTCAGCACCACCGCCTGCTCAGAATTATCTAGCACTACCCTACTTCAGTGCTATTTTAGAGAGTACCTACCATCCACCGACTATTCAGAGATCCTCTAGTGGGTATTTATGTCATCAGGGTCAGACTCAGGGTCAGCAGTCTTCCGCAATGAGAGGTTGCTACGAATATCGGGAGCTTGGTCATATGAGGAGGTTTTGCCCCAAACTTAGGGGCAAGGTAGTACAGCAGGGCCATCATCTAATGATCACCGCACCAGCTGTCGCACCACCCATCCGGTCGGCCAGAGGCGGAGAGCAGGTGGGTATAGGTATCCCAAAAGGTAGAGGCCATCCAAGTGGCACATCTAGACGGAGACCAAATGCAGTAGACTTAGACaacgtgatcacatgtattatttctgtctgcagtttggatgcttcagtactattcaATTCAGCGtcaacttattcatatgtatcttcTCTATTTGATCCTTATCTGGATgtctctcgtgagtccttggcTGTTTAT GGTTTACGGTCCTGTGTTGTGACTTTCAGTGGTTATGAGACCAAAGCGGATCTTccattgcttgatatgaccgactttgaggtcatcctgggcatggactggttgtctccataccATGCCATTCCTTATTGTCATGCTAAGAATGTTACTTTAGAGATGCcaaagttgcctagattggagtggagaggctcatctagtcag GAGTTCTCCGATATATTTCCTTCTGATCTACTAGGTATGCCACCATATCGTGGTATAGATTTCAGCATTTATTTAGTGCCAGGCACCCAACCTATCTCTATTTCACTATATCACATGGCTGCAAACGAGTTGAGGGAGTTGAAGGAGCATCTTGATAAGTTTCTTGAGAAGGGGTTCATCAGGCTGAGTGTGtcgtcttggggtgcaccggtattgtttgtgaagaaaaatgatgggAGTATgtggatatgcattgattaccgcctgctgaacaaagccactatcaagaataagtacttgttgccacacattgatgatttgtttgatcagttacaaggttcTAGG gaggggcgagtaactacatatgcttcacatcagctgaagcctcacgagaagaattaccctgtgcatgatTTGGATTTGGCCACGATAGTTTATGCTCTCAAGATTTTGAGGTATTATCTTTATggtgtgtcgtgtgaggtctACACCAATTACCgcagtttgcagtatttgttcaagcagcacaagtggcttgagttactgaaggattatgatattactatactGTATCATTCGGGCAAGGCGAAAGAGTTTGCGAATGCTTTGAGcagaaaggccgagagtatgggtagtttggaatTCATTTCAGCAGGGGAGAGGCCATtcgctttggacattcagtccttagctaacagatTTGTGAG GGAGATTACtatcggtgatgatggtgttctgcgactccagggtcgcttatgtgttcctaatgctGATGAACGGAGGGAGACAATTCTaaaggaggcacacagttcacggCAATCTATTCATCCTG attacagTACAGTTcatctagatgagagcttgggttctgaggaggagccagttgctattATTGACAGGCAAGTCCGACAGTTCAGGTCTAAGAAGATTTCAGCGGTAAAGGTCTGGTGA